TTTGATGGAACTACCTCTCTGACAATTCTTTTTGGTTCTTGGGCTACAGCAATTAGGCCAGTCTTAATCCTTGTTTTGATGGAACTACCTCTCTGACTTGACCGAATTTATGTTGGATGTTTTAGGATATTCAATGTCTTAATCCTTGTTTTGATGGAACTACCTCTCTGACTTTATATTTTTTTCATCTTATGATAAGTAAATGGTTGTCTTAATCCTTGTTTTGATGGAACTACCTCTCTGACAATAACAGAACTTTTGAAAGAAAATGCCACATCAGCGTCTTAATCCTTGTTTTGATGGAACTACCTCTCTGACTACTGCACAAGGGGGAGAGCTGGAAAGAGAGGGTCTAAAGGTCTTAATCCTTGTTTTGATGGAACTACCTCTCTGACCTTTAAAAGTAAAAGATTTAGAATTGTCAGGAAGAACCGTCTTAATCCTTGTTTTGATGGAACTACCTCTCTGACTTGCTTGGCTTGTGAAATATCTCACAAGTTCACTTTTTGTCTTAATCCTTGTTTTGATGGAACTACCTCTCTGACTGTGGTTTACATCAATAATTACAGTATAGGCGCTGAATTGTCTTAATCCTTGTTTTGATGGAACTACCTCTCTGACAGCCCTTTTTGTAATTTCTATGATAATCAGCGACTTATGTATCGTGTCCGTATTGTTATTTTTCGAAAAACATCAAAAAGGTACATCATTTTGGTTCACCAAATTTACGAAATTTGTTCCTCAAATCAAAAGAAAAGGGTGTTTTTGTTGCTGAAAATAGAGATTCAGATCAATTGTTTTTAAATTTTAAAAGCCTTTAACAGGTTGCTTTCAAGGGTGTCTTTTGAGTTGGCGGTGGATCGAATGGTTTTGAACAATTCATCCGGCAATCGTTTTGACCCGAAATAGAAAAATTTAAGCTGGCCCTTATACTGGTTGGTAAACTGGGTAATGGTTTCCAATGAGAGTTTGTCATCCTCATCATGGAAGAAAAGTACGTCAGTAAGAGCCACCGGAATGGATTCGAAATCATTGGCAGCATAGGGATGGAGTTTTTCGTTCGAAAATCCTATTTTACTCAGATAGCTGTGGATGTTTTTGTCTTTTTGAGTGTCAGAAATCACGGCCATTCTCAAATCTTTAAAGGTTTTTCGTTCTGAAACGAGGAGGGCATCAATTTTCTTTTTAGCCTGCTCTTCAACAAGTTTTGGAAGCTTCCAGAAATATAGCCATAACAACGCTAATACGGTCATCCCGGCACCTGGAAGGCCGAGGATATTCAACCGTAGTTTGAATGCTTCAAGCGCTGTAACTTTTTCTTCCAGGGTTTTAATTTTTTGGTCCAGCGCTAGAGATTCCGTATTTTTGCCAGTGGTAGCCTGGACTTCTGCAGGAGTTATTTCCTGGGTGACGATTTGTTGTGTCGTATCCAAACCAGCCATTACCAAGGTGGATTGCCATAATAAAATAACCAGGACAGATACAATGCGGATTGATTGTGTTGTTTGCATAATGGTTGTCTTTTTAGTTTTAAACGAAAGCTGTTTTTACACTCTGTACGTATTGATAAATTCCAGCATTTCCTTGGTTCTTCCATAAAGGGAAAATTGGGAATTTGCTGCATGAATCCTTTCACGGTGATCAGTAATCCAGAAGAAATACTCGCCAAAATGGATCATAAACAAAGATGTATCCCTGATCAATTGCTCCATCAGTTTGATGCGTTCCTCTATCGCTTGCTTTTTTGATGCTTCCATCTCGCTCAGCACCTTTGCATTCGGACAATAGGCTAAATGCCTGTTGTCGATGATGGCTAAGTCATAGGTCTTGTTTTCTAAATCTTCGGCAGAAGTAAAGATGTCTACGATTGTGAAATTAAGCTGATGCAAAAATGCCTTTAATTTTTGGCCTTTAGCCGGATCATTTGTAATCAATAAGATAGGATTGGTAATTTCCTGGTGGGAAAGTTTGGAGACACTTTTTATATCTTCCTGAGTCATTTTATCTATCAGGTAGAGTATGGATTCCCCGACTTTATTCAGTTCCAGGTTTGCAGTTGTGTCTTCTATCAGAGCAGCCATTTTACGGTCATACACTTCATTGTATCTACGGCATATTTGCAGGAATTCTGAATGGAGGTCCGAATCCCTGATTAACACCTCTTTTAAATTTTCAATAATGGTTTTGATCTTATTTTCAGAAAATAAGTTTTTCAAATCCCTTTTTAACGTATCTATGTTCATTTGTTAAGTTTTTGCTGATTCACTTTATGGCAAGGATTACTTTTATTTCATTGAATTTTTCCACCAGTTCAAGCCTGAAACTTTCCAGGGGTTTTTCGCTGAGGAAACCTCCGTGATTGATATCATTTCGTAACCAGGTCAGGGATTCATAGGGAGCCAGGAGCTGTTGGATGGTTTCATTTTTTAACACCATGTTGATGATTTCCACGTTTTGAGCTGCCGGATCGTACCAGTCTTTTAAGTCGATTCCTTTCTGACCAATCAATATCGCCTGGCTCATAAGGGTTCTGTGGGTTTCATTGGCAGGGTCAAGTTCTATAAATCCATTATTGTCTATGTTACAAAAATGGGTAAGCAGGCCTTCCTGAAGTTGCGTAATGCCCTGCTGGATGAGGTCGTGATCGATACACCACTGAACGGCAGATATCCAGTTGGGCATCTGCTGGTTGAAGTTTTTCAGTTTTTGTTGCAACTTATCCAGTATAGGCTGAAGCGCAGGGATTACTTTTGGGTTTTTGGAAATAGCTGCCAGGTTTTCAGCAATATGGTCGAAAGTTTTCCCTGCCATGATTTCATTTCCCCGGTTGGTGGCCATGATGCCTGATAACTGGTTTAAATTTTTTGATAGCAGCTTCAATGCTTCTAAAGGAGGGGATGTTTCTTTCGCGGAATGTACCATTGGAGCGGTTTTACCTTCCGTCAGGGCGATCATTTTGGCGGTATTGCCTGATTTGACAAAGTTATCAGCGGCAATGGACCATTCCTGGAGTTCATGAAACCCGGTCAGGTCCAGCAATGGAACGATCCTTTGTTCCGGATCCGGGATTCGCTCTTCAATATTGAATCTCGACCCAAGGGCGTCAAAAGCTCCGTAGGTGATGGCCTTCACTTTTATACCTTTTAAGGCTTTGGCGTAATTCATCAACACCATGCCCAGCATCGGCAAGGACCGGAATCCGTGGGTAATATCGAAGTAAACTTCATCGCCTTCTTCCATTTTGTTAAAGAATAATTCAAAAATTTGCCAGATTTCAGCTTCTGAGAATCCTTTGGGAACGCCGGTTATCTCCTCAATGGCCGCTTTGAGTTTCATCTGCCACAACCTGTTTTTAAGGCCTTCTTCTTCGCCAGGGTAAATTGCTCCCAGCCAGTTGTTCTTTTCGGCCTCATCGGTCAGGAAAACAAGGATGCGATCATCCGCACACCAATCCCTGCAATGCATTTCCACGACGGCCTCCTGTACAAAACGGACTACCGGGCTACGAAAACGCCGGTCCTGGTTTTCATATCGGCACTTTTGGTAGTGACTGTTGCCGAGGAAGGTTAGGAGGGTTTTGCGTGGCATGGGTGTCAGGTTTGTTTTATCTTTCTTGTTGAACCTCTCTCATGTATCCATAACCAACAGCTGTTTTGGCACCTATGCCATGGGAAGTAAGGGCAGATGTCAGCCATGCATAAATCAGGTCAAGTAAAGTATGTTCTCCACTTAATTGCATTGGGGTAGATAATTTTTCAAAACCATTCCAATTGGATAAAGCCATATTTTTTGAAACGCCAACAAAAGTTTCAAATTTGGATCCTCTGGCAACGGTTAAAAACGGAATTGGATTAGGATTTTGAAAATCGGTTGGAGCCGTTTTATTATTGTACCATTCAGGATAATGTACATTCATAATATCTACCTCCAAATTTGGAGCTTCCACCGGGAAGGCATCAAAAAACTGAGCATTTCCTTTTTGGTGTTGTTCATTGTAGCTTTTCTCGTCGCTTCCAAAGATATATACAAAAAGCGGGTTTTTCAAAGCTCTATCTTCTGCATGCTTTAAATCAACTTTCCCTTCTGCCAGGTCAATTGAAAATATTTCAGTTATAATCCAGCTTCTCAAAGTTCCCTTAATAGAAGTGGCCGGAATATAGGGAAATCCGTACACGTGATGTAAAGTCATTCCAGTTTCATATACTGATGCACCTCCTCCTCCGACACCAACAACCATGCGCCAATCAGGATGCAGGCGAATTTTTTTATAGTTATTTTTAAACAAGGACTTCATTAAATTTTCATGCCTTGATTTAATTGCATCAAATTTTTTCGGATCTCCAAAATTTGCACTGATTTCAAATTTATGCCCGGATTCACTTCCATCCTTTCTCCGGCGATAGTCGTTTTTATAGAAGTAGAATTTACCAAATTTGTTATCAGGAATGAATCTGGCTGCCTTGTATAGTTTCAGCGAAAAATTATCAATATCATGAATGGGCAAATTTCTTACTTCTTTTGGTAGGAAGGTATCACGTAAATTCAGGCTATCATCGATTCTTCCCCTTGGATGATCATTCCTTTGTTGCTGAACATGTTCAACATTTCGAATGGGTAGATGTTTAGGAGGTTCTTGACGTAAAATATTATTTCCATCAACGATGATTTTTGTGATCTTGCCAGAAACCATTTCATATTCACAGTCCTTCCCGTCAAGACTGGTGTCAGGAAGGCCTACGTATGAAAGGGGCATTGGGGCTTTACCATTGAGCCGATCAAGTTCAACTACTACTCTCCCTTTATTTGATTTGTAAACTTTTAATACTCCTTTTGCCATGATATTATGCTTTTAAGACTTCTTTTTATCAATTAATCCTTCTGTGAATCGGCGATGCCAATTCATAAAAGCAAGGACTTCATTGGTAAGCGCCCGATAAGTATTGGAATCCAATTCAAGGACTTTTTCTAAAAAGTCCTTTTTATCATTTGTTGGTAATTCAATAATTCCTTTTTCATCTTTTCGTAACCAGTCAATGATATCTTCCAGGATTCTGTTATAAGCAGCTTTTTGTTTGGATAGGATAAAAGCCAGTGATGCTCCAAGACCACTGGTTTTTACCATGGTGGGGAATTTTTTCGAATAGGATTTATATTCATCAAGGTCCTTTTTTTCTTTCACAAAAGCCTTAACCCTTCTGAATGCTTCAGTGGCCCTTCCTTGTTCAACTTTTTTACGTAATGACAATTCGCTCATGACTACTTTTTTTAATGGATGATATAAAGGAGTATTTAAGATATAAGCTTCGCCCTTAAGACACCTTTTCCTAAGGTTGCATTTCCACCAAGTTGGAAGATATTGTTTAATTTTCCTAAAACAGATTGAAACTCTTCCATGGACTTTTCACTCGTGAATTTTTCTTCGGTGGACCGTTTGGAGAATTCATCTGAAGAGGAAACCAAAGTATACATGATAGATTCTGAAGGCAGATATTCTTCTGTAAATAAAGCCCCATCTTCTACTGTCCCCGTTTCATTATTAATCCGTATCCGCGTAATTACTTCCGTGGATTGGACCACAAAATCACGAAAATCATTATTGGATAAAACGACAAGATTTGTTTCAAGTAATTCTTTCCAGTAGGCTAGTTCGGGTAGGTCACCATAGATTTTTTGTGAAAGTGAAGAGGCAAGGTCTGAAATTCCACCATCAATTTTAAAAGCATATTCCTCCAGGACGACGTTATTGTTTATTCCCACTTTATCTGTATTGGCAAAACAATGGCCATCTTCAATTTCAACAGTAGACCAGGTTTTTAGAATATTGGAAAGCGATACATTTTTGGCAATCCTCAAATCCTTGGCAAAACGATTCATAACGGTGGGGCAGGAGACCCATACAAATACTCCTTTCATCGACTTAACAGGGAAAAGGAGCGTCCGGGCATCTGTCACTGCCAGAGAACCTGAATGTGCATCATTTCCGGCATCTTCCGGCCCGAATAACAATTTTACAATTGGATTTTCAGGTTGTTTGGGCTTCCATCCCAAAATAGCTTCAAAAGCTTCTCGAAGAGAGCCCTTTAAAGAAGAGGCTTCTATCTTTGGATAATCGGTATGTCGTTCTCTTTGAATAGGAAGATCTACCATACCTAAATCATCGCCGCTCCCTGCATGTAAAGGGGTCTCGCAAATTAGAAAAAGAGGTTTTGTGGTTTTAAACATTGTATTTCTTTTTAGTTATTAATTATTTTCGGGTTAAAGTTCTTCCCATGTCCAGTCTTCAAATTTTCCCTTGTAAAAACTTTCTGTAACATCAATTTTATTGTCATCAAACTTTGCCAAAATGTTGACACCAAGGCATCTGAATCTGGATTTATCCTTAATTTCAGGATCCTGGTTTAGCTTGTTTAAATGTTTGATAACTTTAGCCAGATTTTCATTTACAAAAGGTTCTGTATCATTAATCCCTTTAAAAACAAATCGAAAAACGACGAACAATGTTTCTAAAAAAGCATAGTTCATTGCCAGGATTCTTGCTTTTAATTGGAGGTAATAATCACCTTTTTTATCAATCTTATTCGCATATCCTTCTGCTGCGGAAAAGGCCTTTGATTCCAGCCAAACGCCATATTTGGCATTGTCTTTTTTATTTAGAAAAACGTCAATGTCTCCTACCTGGACCTTGTTATCATCTAGGATAAAATATTTATCTAATTTTGGAATTGTTAGCCCGATGCAATAATCTTTTGTCAGATCATTCCGGTCATCTAATGTGAAGTATTTAAAAAGTAGGTGCTCCATGATAAAACCTCTGTTGCTTTCGGTCATCACGCTAAAATCTTTTATCATACTGCCTAATGCACTTGGCCTTAAGAATTGACCCAAATGATCCCAAGAAAGGAGCTGATAATTGATCAAAGAATTTAGGATTTTGTTAACCTCATAGGGTAGTTTTAGGCTAGTTATTAATTGCTTGGAATCCTCATCCTTTCCAATAAATTTGTTGTTTTTAAACTCCAGTTTTTGATTGAACCATAACTGCCCAACCATTTTTATGGAGGGATTTTCTAAAAAATTTCTTTTAAGAAAGGGTTTTACAGCTTCAACTACGGCCCAATCGAAAGTAAAGGGTAGGTTTCCTATTGTGACTAAATCTGAACTATTTTCATAATTATAAATTAAGGGTACTTGCTCAATTTGCCCCAGTAAAGTCACGATGGGTATTATGGCTTTATACCCTCCGGAAATATTGAGGATAATTCCGGAACTTTTTCCTCTTGCAGTGTCAATGATTTGTTTGATTCTTTCAATCAAATTCAGAAACCCTGCTTCAAAAAAATTAGGTTGCTGAAATTCCTCGTGAAGGGCTGGGTTTTGAACCACCAATCCCTTAATTATATCATGCTGATAATCAGGGACGAAATCACAAAGGCCTGGATGTAAATAATTGAACATATCCCGAATCTGTTCAGCTGCAATTCTCGAAAGAACAGTATCGGTTGCAATAAGCCGTAAATTGAAATTAGCATAATCTCCTCCATTTTCTTTAATATAATGGACGGTACTTTGTATCTCAGCGGAAGGATAATAAGGGTTACCTTCTTGATCTATTGTAATATTTACCCAATTTCCAAGGTTCCTGATTATTTCCTTTGCCAGCGTTGAATTGGAGGTTTCATAGGTTTCTGCAGGGGCCGACTCCTCTTCAATTCCCTTAAGCTGAATTTTTTTATAGCGCCTTTCACCCAATACATTAAACCCATCCGTTAAATGATTTTTCAAGAGGGAAGTTCCAACCGTTATGATAATTGTAGTTTTCATTTTTTTAAATTTTAGGAGGAGTAAAATTTCCAAAATAGGAGATTCCAAATCCTTGTTCAGGAAGTTGATCAGATACACTTATGCCTTGAAGTGCTTGAATTTCTTCTGGTGAGTGTTCTGTTTTAAATAAGTAAACACTTCCTGCAGGAATAACCTGATACATATTTTTAGGTTTTCTTTTGGCCATATCAAAACCACCAATGGATTTTGTTTTTCCAATGATGGCACCGACCAATTCAGCTTTTATATTTATTCCTGCTTTGGACAAGTCGGGGAACCAGCTATTATTAGTGAAAATAGCAGGGGTGGCAAGGTATAGTTTGAAATATCCCTTCTTCAAAATAATTTCATCCGGTTGAATTGTAACCTCCATTATTTCTCGTTCATCAAGGGATACCAAGCGTCCTTCTCCGCCAAGCTTAACCATTGATTCTTTTAATTCACTTAATTCCAGATCTTGCTTTTCAATCCTTACAAAGAGTTCAAGTTGTCTGTCTTTTTCGGACGAATCTTTAAAAGACTTGAATCGAGTCATTCCAACCCGGTACAATTTACCTTCTTCTGTCGTTCTGGTTAATCCATCCCTCCCTATTCCAACTTTGGCCTCAGTAACTGTGTAATCGGTCATCTTTTTTATTTTCACCGAACTTGTTTCATTGGCCAGGTAGTTTTTCAATAAACTATCCGACAAAAGTCCATTGTCAATGTTTTCATAAAATTTATCATGGTCCCCTTGGATTAAGAAAGGGATTTGGTATTTAGAATGAGAGGAAGTTATTGTGTTTTGTATTGGATTCAATCTGACGACGTCATAGTATTTTTCATTCTTTTCATTTTGTTTTTGCCACTCTTCTTTGTTTTTTAGTTCTGAAAAATCAAGAGGCATAGGTAAAAAAACTTCATCCCCGATTCCAAAAGTCAAACCTTTTATGACCAAATCCTTCATTTTTTCTTCCACCTCGATAAAAGGAATTTCCTTTCCTGCTCTTGTCGCACAAAATGTACGCAGAGCACCATATATTACTGAAAGGTGTGGAGGAAAATTACTGTCGGCCCAGGTTTCTTCTCCCATGGAAAAAGGTTTGCCATCTCTGAAGAAAAGTGTATCCAGTGGTTTTATTTCGATATTCATGATTTTTCAGTTTTTCTTTTAATAAAAAGAGTAATTTTGAGGAGTTCGATAAAGTTATAAATGGGAACCTCCATTAAATCATTCTCTGAATATTTATTCATAAGCGGTTTTAGATGATCCAAAATTTCATCCACCAATTGTTCAGGTTTATCCTTTTGCAAAGACCTCTTTAAAAGTCTTTTCATTTCATGTTCTGCAAGAGATACCAGCATGAGGTTATGAAGTTCTCCTTCAAGTAATCGTCCATTATTATCAGCAAGTTGATAAAGTTCTCTTTCAAGATTTCGGATAAATGTTTCTGAAAAATTGGAGGTTGAATTTGGTTCCGGTTTAGTCAAATGTTTGACAACTGCCTCAAGATGAATCAGATTTTGTGATTCATTGTTTTTCAGATCCCAGGGCAAAATGGCTTCATGTGCTTCGCCTGAATGTTTTAAAGCAGCAATGGCAAGACGGTTTCGGCCTTCATCTTTTGCCTTTTTTTCCATTTCCCGGGTTTTTTGAAGCACAAAATGGAGTGGAGATTTATAATGCGCAATGACAACTCCCGCCGAGAAGGTAAAATCAAATCCTTCTGTAATTTGATCTTTGAATTTTGTTTTTACTTTTTGATTAACATCGACTTCAAAACTATTTCTCAAATCCTTTAATACTTCGAATAATGCGTTTAAATTAATAAGCCCGAGGAAATCATCTCCACCGGCATAAATGGTTTTACCTTTGGGTTCATTTAGAAATTGTTTACTTTTTTTTGCAAACTTCCCCAGTAATTCGGAAACATTTTCCTGAAAAAATTCTAATTCATGTTGATGTTCCTTTTTTAAATATTTCCCGCCCATTATTTGCCCCATGTGATCTCCGTCAAATACAATTAATGCATAATATTTGGGAAGTTCCTTTTCTCCAAAGATCCGTTTATGGTGTTCTGTAATGGAGTCCAAACCAGTAGCCTCCAATACTTTTTTCAATCCATGTTTTTTAAAATATTTTTCAGTTAAATTTTCGGCATAACATAGTTGTTCATCAAACAGACGACCACCATTAAAGAGAAGTTTGTAACTATTATATTCTGATTCATTAATGTGTTCTTTCAAATAATGGGATAAAGCAATGCCTGCTGTAGAAACAAATGACGGTTTTTTAAAGAAGTCATCACTATAATTCCTTTTCATGAAGGAAACTGCACTTAATCCTTCATTTTCATTCATCCATGAGTCATCTGTGTCTAATTCAATACCTCCGTTGAAATTGGAATATATTGATTTGGAACCCTCACCAAAAAACAAAGCATTATTGACTCCATCCAGGCTACATTTTCGCCCTTTTTCAGGAATTTGATTGAAAGACCTTATATTCTTTATCCCCCCTAATGAAGCTTCAATTTTGTGATAGGCATCATAATAACTGACATCCTCGGGATAAAAAAGCCAAAATATTTCAAGATGATTTTTTACTTGTTGATCATAATTTTTCCTGAAATCAGGGGTGATTTTTGATTTGGTCAGCCTGATTTTTTTCAAAGCCTGATCCGAAATATCATTAAAAGATAATCTGACCGATTCCTCAATTTTGTTTCCAATTTCTGCCAATTTCTGATCATCACTTTCTGCTATTTTACCAACAAATCTATTGGGGAGTGATTCCACTCCTTCAACCACTTGAGGTACAATAATTTTGATACCTTCTTGTCTAGCTGTTTCCATGGCCACATTACAAAGTCTGGAAAGTATTTTACTCCCTGCATACAAGTCTAGGTTTTTCCGTGCCTGGGCAATAAAGGATTGTACGGGGCCGATGGTGAAAAGGAATAGGTTATTCATTATTTTATTTTATTTTGATTGGCTTTCGAAAATCATATCTGGTTTTGATAGTAATTCTTTAATTCTATTGTTAATTTGGTTAAAGATATTTGTACTTGGAAGTTCAAACCACTCAATCCATTTATAAAAAATTTTTGTATTTTCTTCATAGCCAAGCTGCACTTCATCCAGATAACTCAGATGTTTTTTAAAATAAAGCTCATTTTTATTTAAATCATCATGAATTTGTTCGTTTCGAGGATGGTTAATTGGAAGATATTCAGTACATATTTTTTTTAATTCCCCCTTCTCTTCTTCGTCGAAGCAAATAGAAAAAGTATCAATAATCTTTCTGTGTAATTCATTCTTTAATTTCTCCTGATCATCTAGTGCCTTTTTTATTTTATCCTTAATTTTTTGGATACCAAAAGGCACTCCTTTTTTATTAACATCCTTATCTGCTCCTATCGCTTTTAAGTAGGCTTCCATGAATTTTTGAATATTAACAATGGCGTTGGCATAATTTCTGGTATAAATCAAATCTAATTGGGCCTTTGAGAGTAGTCGCATTAACCCAAGAAAGGTTTCTTCATCTTTTATGATAACCCCTTCAAATTTTTTATAAGATTTCAATAGTTGCTCTTCTATTTTAAGAGGCTCTATTAAAAAATGCCTATGTGTCCAGTTAAAATTAGTGGTATTTTCATATAATTCTTTTGCGTAAGTTAATGATGAAGACAGAATTAGCTGTCCATATTCTTTTAATTTATCACTTGCTCTTGCGTAATTATATTCATTTAAGAGTTCTTCAATTGCATTGAATAAAAAGAACATTTTTGGTAAGAGATAATTATTGTTAATAATTAAATCGAATTCATGAATTTTATTTTTTATTATTTTAGATCTTTCTTCGTCTACAATATTCGAGTTTTCCAATACAAAATTCTTAAGAATCTTATAACTGTCACTTGTTTTAATGTAAGTGGATCTAACTGCTAATAAACTTGAAGAAACTGTATCCTTTAAAAAGTTTATAAAATCGTCTTTTACGAAGTCCAAGTAACTTTGGGGTGTTAAAACTTCTTTGTTAATTCTATCTTTTAATTGAATTAAAAGATAGAGATTATTTTTTGTTGAATTGTATGCTTCGTTGATTGCATCACCAAATTCGGCGTGTAATGAGTTATAAATGAAATCTAATGAATATCTTCCTTTTTGTGTGAGCGACTTTATCTCAATGCAATTTGATTCTGTTTCTAAGTAGAAAAAATTTTCTTTTAAATCACAACTGTCAAGGAAAAAAAGTATTTCTTCTTCATTATAATGGCGTGATTTTAAAGTATTATTTAGCTTTTCATCAATTAGAAAAGCGTTTTCATAATTATGTTTTCCATTTTTAAAATAAAGGATTCTATTTGAAGCAATGATATCTGAAACAAAACAATATGCAGTTAAATTTTTTAAAAGGTTTTCAACTCCTTCCGTATATCCGAAATAACATTGTTGTCTTTCAAGTTTTCTCATTACCAACTTTCCTTTAATGTTTCCAACCTGTTTTTTAATATTATTCTAAAAGTGCTCTCGTCTGGCAAAAGGAGATGTATCATATTAAATGAATTTTCAGCACCTATTATATCTTTGATCTTACAAGCATCATAAAATTCATCAACAAGCTCTAAATATTTTTTCCCGTAGTGTTGTTTCAATCCTAAATGAGATAATATTTGTTCTATTTTCCAACCTCCTAATGGAGGGATTTTTGTTAGATTTCCGGCGTTTAATCTATAAATTATTCCATTTACTCCTTGTAATACTATTGGACTATGAGTTGTAATAATGAATTGAACTTTTGGAAATAAATCCATAAGTTTTGGTAAGATTTTGCTTTGCCATTTAGGATGTAAATGCAAGTCTATTTCATCAATTAATACGATTCCTTTACCTTGTAACAATGGATTATTATCTGTCACTCCAGACATTCCTTTTAATTTGGGATTTGCAGTAATTAACCGCATCGCTAAATCAGAAACTAAGGCAAAAAGATTTTTTTCTCCTGAAGACATTTGTGAAATGTCAATTGTTTCTTTTTCAAAATGTGAATCTTTCAAAATAACCTTGTCTATTACCAAGGCTTCGTAGCTGGTATGGTAATCAATTCTAAGATTTTTAAAATATTGCTCAGTATCACTAAATACTTCAATAATGGCATTGTTTATTAGATCTATCTCGTATTGGATTTGTGTAATTAATCCAACTTTATACCTTCTATTGTACCAGTCAAAAAAATCGTTGAATGTAAATCGCCCTGGAATTAGAGAACCCCTATATATTTCTTTAAATCTATCATCCATAAGAAAATCTGAAGTGGAGTCCTCAAAGTTGGTGTTGATTGAGTTGCCGCCATAATAAACGAGAATAGGCAAGCTATCTTCCCCATCATTTCGAAAAGATTTATGAAAATCTATATAAAAAGCAGTAAAGGCGTCTAAACTCTCATTCGAAAGTTCTTTTTTTGAGGCATGGCTTAATTCTTTTTTTATGTTGGGAAGAAATGAGGTTCCTTCTTTTTCAATTTTGTTAATATTCAACCCAATTATTGAAGTCGCGGTTATTTGCCTATTAAAAAAATCTGGTTCATTTTCCGGGACTTGATTATTATTTTCATTTTCTTCTTCTTCAAATTTTGGATAAGTAAGAAGAAAATTTGCCTTTGTATTAGAAATTAGAGTTCCATTTTTTATATCAGACTTTTTAAAATTAGATTTTGGAGAATCGTCTAATAATATGTGTTGTAAAAAAAAACGTAAATGTTCCGATATTACATCTAAAATTGTGCTTTTTCCAGCACCATTATCTCCAATAATAGCTGTTAAACGTTCATGGAAATTAAGCTGCAATGACGTAAATCCTCGAAAATTTTGTAATCTGATTTCATCTAATCTTATATCATATCTATTAGGCTCTATTATATCTTTAGGGGTCATCATAAAATACTGTTTTTAAATTCTTCCTGTAAAACCGGATCGATA
This sequence is a window from Lewinellaceae bacterium. Protein-coding genes within it:
- the cmr4 gene encoding type III-B CRISPR module RAMP protein Cmr4, which encodes MFKTTKPLFLICETPLHAGSGDDLGMVDLPIQRERHTDYPKIEASSLKGSLREAFEAILGWKPKQPENPIVKLLFGPEDAGNDAHSGSLAVTDARTLLFPVKSMKGVFVWVSCPTVMNRFAKDLRIAKNVSLSNILKTWSTVEIEDGHCFANTDKVGINNNVVLEEYAFKIDGGISDLASSLSQKIYGDLPELAYWKELLETNLVVLSNNDFRDFVVQSTEVITRIRINNETGTVEDGALFTEEYLPSESIMYTLVSSSDEFSKRSTEEKFTSEKSMEEFQSVLGKLNNIFQLGGNATLGKGVLRAKLIS
- the cmr6 gene encoding type III-B CRISPR module RAMP protein Cmr6, with the protein product MAKGVLKVYKSNKGRVVVELDRLNGKAPMPLSYVGLPDTSLDGKDCEYEMVSGKITKIIVDGNNILRQEPPKHLPIRNVEHVQQQRNDHPRGRIDDSLNLRDTFLPKEVRNLPIHDIDNFSLKLYKAARFIPDNKFGKFYFYKNDYRRRKDGSESGHKFEISANFGDPKKFDAIKSRHENLMKSLFKNNYKKIRLHPDWRMVVGVGGGGASVYETGMTLHHVYGFPYIPATSIKGTLRSWIITEIFSIDLAEGKVDLKHAEDRALKNPLFVYIFGSDEKSYNEQHQKGNAQFFDAFPVEAPNLEVDIMNVHYPEWYNNKTAPTDFQNPNPIPFLTVARGSKFETFVGVSKNMALSNWNGFEKLSTPMQLSGEHTLLDLIYAWLTSALTSHGIGAKTAVGYGYMREVQQER
- a CDS encoding TIGR02221 family CRISPR-associated protein, coding for MPRKTLLTFLGNSHYQKCRYENQDRRFRSPVVRFVQEAVVEMHCRDWCADDRILVFLTDEAEKNNWLGAIYPGEEEGLKNRLWQMKLKAAIEEITGVPKGFSEAEIWQIFELFFNKMEEGDEVYFDITHGFRSLPMLGMVLMNYAKALKGIKVKAITYGAFDALGSRFNIEERIPDPEQRIVPLLDLTGFHELQEWSIAADNFVKSGNTAKMIALTEGKTAPMVHSAKETSPPLEALKLLSKNLNQLSGIMATNRGNEIMAGKTFDHIAENLAAISKNPKVIPALQPILDKLQQKLKNFNQQMPNWISAVQWCIDHDLIQQGITQLQEGLLTHFCNIDNNGFIELDPANETHRTLMSQAILIGQKGIDLKDWYDPAAQNVEIINMVLKNETIQQLLAPYESLTWLRNDINHGGFLSEKPLESFRLELVEKFNEIKVILAIK
- the cmr5 gene encoding type III-B CRISPR module-associated protein Cmr5; protein product: MSELSLRKKVEQGRATEAFRRVKAFVKEKKDLDEYKSYSKKFPTMVKTSGLGASLAFILSKQKAAYNRILEDIIDWLRKDEKGIIELPTNDKKDFLEKVLELDSNTYRALTNEVLAFMNWHRRFTEGLIDKKKS
- the cmr3 gene encoding type III-B CRISPR module-associated protein Cmr3 — encoded protein: MNIEIKPLDTLFFRDGKPFSMGEETWADSNFPPHLSVIYGALRTFCATRAGKEIPFIEVEEKMKDLVIKGLTFGIGDEVFLPMPLDFSELKNKEEWQKQNEKNEKYYDVVRLNPIQNTITSSHSKYQIPFLIQGDHDKFYENIDNGLLSDSLLKNYLANETSSVKIKKMTDYTVTEAKVGIGRDGLTRTTEEGKLYRVGMTRFKSFKDSSEKDRQLELFVRIEKQDLELSELKESMVKLGGEGRLVSLDEREIMEVTIQPDEIILKKGYFKLYLATPAIFTNNSWFPDLSKAGINIKAELVGAIIGKTKSIGGFDMAKRKPKNMYQVIPAGSVYLFKTEHSPEEIQALQGISVSDQLPEQGFGISYFGNFTPPKI